CCAGCTCCAAATGGCATCATCTTAATTTCCCTACCCCCCGTTATGTCAAAATCTTGATCATGATCATTCAAAAACCTCTCGAGCTTAAACGCCATCGGATCCTCCCAAACTTTCGGATCCCAACCCATGTCGGCCACCATGAAATTCACACTCCCGTCCTTTGGTATCACGTACTTATCATCAAGCACGAAATCCTCTGTCACGGCATGTGGCAACACGAAATGCCCAGGCGGGTGCCTCTTCAGTCCCTCTAAAATCACTGCTTTCAGATACGGCATCTCCTGCAACTCCTCCTTTTTCACCTCTTCATTTTCACCAACAACTCCTCTGATTTCCGTATAAACCTTCTCTTGAACGTGCGGGTGCTTCACCAGATTGGCCATGATCCACTGTAGCGCCGTGGAGGTACTTTCAGTGCTCGCGCTGAGAAATTCTGAACACAAACTCACAATTTCCTCTTCGCTAagcttttttttctcttcatgaAGCTGCAAATCTAACAGAGTATCCACATACGATAACACATACTCCTCCTTGTTGACACCGAggctctcttcttctttcatcttctttcTTGCTCTTATCAAAGGAACCAATACGTTTTCTTGATCTCTACGCACCTGCAAGAATTGTATCCacttcttaaaaaaaacaatttttgttaATCTTGGCCAGAAATTCAGTATATTGAACTTGCCAACAGCCAACAGCAGTCTGCGCTGAAcgttctcaattttttttatttgggatTCATCAAGCTTGTCTCCGAAACACATGAGCACCAACAAGCAAAACATGGCGTATAGAAAATGATCAAGAAGACGAACGGGGACAGGGCGGTCCACATTGAAATCAGTTTCAATCTCACATTCACCAGCTAGAAGGGGACGAAGAAGTAGAGGTGCCATGCAAGCCGCCACTGTTGAAGTGCTCAttcgattttgatttttagaaGAAGCAACAGCTTACATTATCATAAATAGGTgcgacaggctgcctgtcgcacctactcttggtgcgacaggcagcctgtcgcacgaaatcttggtgcgacaggcagcctgtcgcacgaaatcttggtgcgacaggctgcctgtcgcaccTGTCTGCAATCGCACTGAATCAAGTTCGCAAGTTGAGAAAATATCTCTTACTGCTCGGTGATACGTATTAGTGTTGGATTTGGATGGATTATGCTGTATTTGATCGGAGTTCATTTTTACCGTTCGCCGTTGCCGTTGCCGTTTGTCGTCGCTGATGATAATTCAAGAGTACAAGACTACGTTTCGTTTGATCAAGGGAGAGAAGAAAAGTTGCTTTTGGTTTGTAaacaagggtaatttgggaagaaaacattgtgtttggctaatgttgatagaaaaaagtttgaatgactcattgtaaaaattacaaaaaattttaggttatttTTGTACATTTCCCAAAACTAAGGGCATTGTTCATATTCTGAAACACATCACCAAAATTCTCTATTACCTTATTGTTTCCAAATGAAAACTAAGGGCGTTGTTCACTAGCATTAAGGGCAATTTCCAACTTTAGATATCCATTTAGGGCCTTTTTGACTTTACATATCCATGTGAAATATtggttattattgttatttttcttagcCTATTGGGACAGTCCAGGTACACAACTTCGAGTGCTTTGCGCTAAACGCTAAAGTACTGACtttattggaatttttttttttctaggcTGACTTTATTGGAATTTGATTCTCT
This window of the Citrus sinensis cultivar Valencia sweet orange chromosome 8, DVS_A1.0, whole genome shotgun sequence genome carries:
- the LOC127899302 gene encoding cytochrome P450 89A2-like — its product is MSTSTVAACMAPLLLRPLLAGECEIETDFNVDRPVPVRLLDHFLYAMFCLLVLMCFGDKLDESQIKKIENVQRRLLLAVGKFNILNFWPRLTKIVFFKKWIQFLQVRRDQENVLVPLIRARKKMKEEESLGVNKEEYVLSYVDTLLDLQLHEEKKKLSEEEIVSLCSEFLSASTESTSTALQWIMANLVKHPHVQEKVYTEIRGVVGENEEVKKEELQEMPYLKAVILEGLKRHPPGHFVLPHAVTEDFVLDDKYVIPKDGSVNFMVADMGWDPKVWEDPMAFKLERFLNDHDQDFDITGGREIKMMPFGAGRRICPGFGLAMLHLEYFVANLVWNFEWKAVDGDEVDWTEKQEFTRLLQAAAAANHAQITLQLFGKKSKIKHHLN